CCTCAACCACGGTGATCTCGCTGCGATATACTCGTTGAATTACGTCTAGTCGTTTCTCGTCTTTCATTGTCAGGGTTGTCATCCTTCCACCCTGACATAATTACGTTGCCGTTAACCCCTGACATAATCACTTTGCTACAACACGTCGGTGATTTCCCATTGTTTGGTTGTGTCGTGGCATGGTAGAAGCCAGGAAAACAGTTCAACAAGGAGAAATCGATGCTCAAGCGAGAGGTTGTGATGGCGCCGGCGGGAGGACCGTCCCACGGCAAAGGCATGGTTCAGGGAATCAAAGCCGGCGGCTTGATATTTTTTCTCGGCGATCCGCGGCAACGATCCGGTAACCAACTTCGAGAGTAACGACACTAAAGAGCAGGCGCGCCAGGCGTTTGAAAATTTAAAAGTCTTGTTGGCCGCGGCAGGGGCCGGGTTGGAGCATGTGGTCAAAGTAACTCTGTGCTTGCAGGATCTGAAATACCGCCTGCTGTTTCACGATGTCTGGATGGAATATTTTCCCAAAGATCCCCCGGCGCGCATCGCCATCCAAGTTGCCGATGCCAACGCTCAGCCGGGACGCAATGCGCATTTTGCCCTCGATGTAATTGCCATCGACCCGAGCGCGGGATGATCAATTCCAGATTGCAAATTCCAAATTCCAAATGTTCGCGCGCCGTAGCGTTGCGGCTTGCGCTGGTTGTTGTCTTATCGATGATGGCGTCGGCGACCATGGCCGCCCAGAGCGCGCGTGAGTTAAAGGAAGTCAAAGTTGCCTATCCGCCGTCGATGGCGTCGGTGACTTTGATGACCGGCATCAAACAGAGATTTTTCGATGAGCAAGGGCTGCGGCCGATTCTCTTGGTCATCGCCAGCGATCTCGCGCTCAAGAGCCAAGTCGTCGGCGAGATCGATTACACTTTATTCGGCGGCGGTTCCGGCATGCTTGCGGCGGCGCAAGGTTTACCGATCAAAAACGTCCACCTGCCGCACAAGTTCGCCGATCTAACGTTGGTCGCCCGGCCGGAATTCAAATCCGTCGCCCAGCTGCGCGGCAAGAAGATCGGCGTCAGCAGCTTTTCCGGCGCGGTGTATTCGTCGACGCGCGCGATGCTTTCAGCGGGCGGCTTGGACCCCGACAAGGATGTCGTCATCATTCCCATGGGCCGGGAGCCGATCCGCCTGCAAGCGTTGTTGGCCGGCAGCATCGACGCGACGCCGTTGCCCGTGCCGCTCCATGCCATCGCCGAAGAAAAAGGCTTCAGCCTGCTCGCCGACATCGAAGGAAAATTCGAAGTGCCCTTCAGCGGCATTACCGTGACGGACAAAAAACTCCGAGAGAATTCCGATGAAGTGAAGCGATTTATCCGGGCGATGGTCAAGGCCGGGAGTTTTTTTCTCAGCCATCGCGCCGAATCGGTGGCGCTTTACATGGACTGGTTGAAACTTTCGCGCACGATCGCGGAGAACGCTTACCTGCGTTCGATCAAGACCGTCAGTCCAGACGGCCTGGGCAAAGAAAGCGCGATCAAGAATCAGCTCGGCTTGATCAAGCAGACCACCAGCAAGGACGTCAAGATTGACGACGTCATCGATTTCACACTGCTCAAGCAAGTCCTGGCGGAAAACAAATGATGCGACGTGTCATTCATTATTGTCTGAAGATGCTTCTCATGTTGGCATTTGGGGACAGCTTCGCTATGGCGCAATCGCCGAACATCAAGCCAGAAAAAAGTCGTTTGGAAGTCGCCATCGCCGGTACCGGCTCGACCAGTTTGCCTCTGCTGGTTACTCTTGAGGCCGGCTATTTCGCCAAGCACGGTCTCACCGTCAACATCAGTCAAGTGAGCGCCAGCGTGTCGGTGCAAGGGGTGATCTCCGGCACCATCGATATTTATCAAGGCGGCGCGGCGGCCATCGCCGGTAATCTCGCCGGCGCGGATATTATTTACGTGGCCGCCGCCGTCGATAAGAGTTCGCTCAATCTGTTCGGTCAGAAGGGCATCACGAGCTTCGAAGCGTTGCGCGGTAAAGCGATCTCGACGACTTCGCCGGGCGCGTTCGGTGAAATCGCCGTGCGCGGCACGGCGCGGCGCATGGGCCTGGAGATGGGCAAGGATATTAAACTGCTCTATCACCGCACGCCGGCGGAGGCACTGTCGACGTTTCTCCTCGGCAACGCCGAAGGTTTGGTGATCACGCCGCCGCAGACCGATATGGCCAAGCAAAAGGGCTATCCGATGATCGTCGATTACTTCAAAGACGGTTTCAAAATCATCGGACCAGGAACTTCGGTGATCCGCGAGTTCGCCCAGAAAAATCCCAATACGCTCAAGGCCTATTTGATGGCTTATCTCGACGGTCTGCGGCGCACCGTTGACGACGAAGATTACGCTAAGAAGATCTGCGCCAAATATACCAAGTTGACCGACATGAATATTTTGACCGAAACCTATCAGCAAGGGCTGCGGGTGTGGAACCGCGATATGACCGTCGATCCGTCGGCGATTCGAAATGTTCTCGACGACTCGTCCGATGCCAAAGCCAAGAGCGCCGATCCCAAACGGTTCTTCGACAATACGCTGATTCAGCAGGTCAATCGCGAGTATGGGACGAAGTTGTTTGCCGGCGAAATTAAATAAGTTGCCAGTAGTCAGGAGGAGTTTCCGATTATGACCGTGAAAACGTTGCTTCGGGGAATTGTTTGGGTGTGGGCGATGCTTGGGTTGCTGGTCGCTAACGTCAACGCGCAAGCGGTCAAGCCGGAAAAGAAAAGTTTGGAGATCGCCGTGGCGGCGTTTGCCCATACGACCATGCCGTTGCTGATCGCTCATGAGGCGGGCTACTTCGCTAAGTATGGGCTGAGCGTCAACATCAGCGCGGTGAGTGCCGGCGTTGCCGTGCAAGGGCTGCTTTCTTCGAAGATCGATATCTACCAGGGCGGATCGGCGGCGATGATGGCGACGCTGGCCGGTGCGGATATTATTTACGTCGCCGCCGGTGTCGATAAGAGTTCCTTGATGCTGTTCGGTCAGAAAGGCGTGACGACTTTCGAAGCGTTGCGCGGCAAGACCGTGGCCACGACCTCGCCCGGCGCGTTTGGCGAGATCGCCATGCGCGGCTCGGCCAGGAAGTACGGCATGGAGATTCCCAAGGACATCAAGTTGATGTTTCACGGCACACCGGCGCAGGCGTACTCGACGTTTACCCTGGGCAACTCCGACGCCATGATCAATACCCCGCCGCAGGCCGATATGGCCAAACAAAACGGTTATCCGGTGATCGTCGATTACTACAAAGAAGGCTTGAAGATCATCGGACCCGGCACCGCCGTGACCCGCGAATTCACGCAAAAAAATCCCAACACCGTCAAAGCCTTTTTAATGGGGCTGTTAGACGGCGTAAAACGCGCCATCGACGACGAAGCCTACGCGAGCAAGCTGGAATCGAAATACTCGAAACTCACCGACGCAAAAATCCTCGCCGACAATTATCAGCAAGGACTGCGCGTCTGGAACAAAGACATGACCATCGATCCGGCGGCGATCCGCGCGGTGCTCGACGATGCGCCGGATGGCAAAGGCAAGGGCGTCGATCCAAAACGGTTTTACGACAACAGTTTCATTCAGGCGGTGAACCGCGACCATGCGTCGAAGTTGTTTCCGGCAGACGTGAAATAGCCCGGCGCCCGAGCCGTAGGTGGCTCCGATGGTTTTTCGCAATTTCGCATCAATCGCACCGAAATAGCTCAAGGCCTTCCAATCACGACAATTCTCCCGTCGAGTGACCGTGTTTTTCGCTGGTGCGTAGCCGGCAAGGCACCGACAATTCGACTTGCAGTCGGTTGTTACTCGAATCGCCAAAAAGAGCGGTGAGGCAGGATTTTTATGACTCTCGGGCAAGCGCTATTTTATTACGCGGCTTTTTTTTCGCTTCTACTGGTTGCGTTGATTTGGCTGTGGCTGCGGCGCAAGGTCAAAAGCGCGCCGGCGGCGAACGCGGCGCCGAGGCGGATGAGTTGGATTGCTAAATTCGACAGGAAAAAATTGGCGGCATTGCGGCCGCAGCAATGGCTTACCGGCGCGATGTGGATCAGAGTGCTGGTCGCGGCGTTGGTCGCGCTCTCCGCCGGCGTCATCGTGGTGGTATTTTTCTTTCCTCTCGGCGCGGCCTGGGCCGCCGCAAGCACATTTATCGCCGTGATGGTTGTGGTGGGATTGCTACTGCTATTGATCGAATAGCTAGCCAGACGTTAGCGTTGCGGTATGAACGCGACCGAGTCAATTTCGACCCAACAGTGCGGCGATAATTCTTCGACGACCATGGTTAATCCCGCCGGCATGATTCCGCTGCGGCTGTGGGCGGCGAAAAACTTGCGATAGGCTTCGGCGAACTCTTCGCGATGGGTTCCTTCGGTTAGATAGACAGTTGTCTTGACGATGTCGTCCAAGCTGCCGCCGGCGGCTTCGACGATGTCTTTGGTATGGCGCAATGTGGCTTCGGTCTGACCGGCGAGGCTGCCTTCGCATTCAACCACGCGATCGAACGTCACGGCATCTTGGCCAGCCAGAAAGAGCCAATCGCCGACCCGTACCGATTGCGAAAAAGAACCGGGCGCCAGACGCACCTTCGGGCTGGTGACGATTTTCTGCTCGCCGCGGTAGGCGATGGCCATGGAGCGCAGCAAAATATCGCCGCCGAGAGATTGAATGTAGATTCCCGAGTTGGGCGGGAAGGCGTCTTCGGCGAACACTCCCTGATAAATTTTCTTGCGCGCCTCGCCGTAGCCGGGGCGGTGCTTGGTGCCGGGCATGAACATGAAGGTGCGGCAGAGATTGCCGAGACTGAGTTTGCGGCGGCGGAGGATTTTTTCGATGCGCGTGAGCACTTCGCTGGTTTGGTTTTGAATCGTCGACGCGCCAGCGATGCGGCCTTGTTTGTCGGTAGCGTCGATGCCGGAGAGAAAGAAAAAATTGCCGACGCGCATGCCATGGCAGCCGGCGCCGATGGTCAGCGGCAAATTGATGACCTTGAAGTTCTCGCGATCTTCGCTGGTGGTGGCGATGGCATCCATGCGCACGCGGCAGCCGCCTTCCAGGGCGCAGACGCCGACGAAATTGACCGCTGGACTGTAACGGCCGAAGCGCCTACGCAGTGTCTTGGCCACGGCGCTAGCGTCGCGGTAGTCGGCGATATAAACCGACAGGCTAACCAGATCGGCGGTCGAGTGGCGAAACGGCAGGAGCGCGACGTCGAGATTGAGAAGCGTTTGGCTGGTTTGCTCTTCGGCGCTGGGCGCCAATTGGATCGTGCCGTCCGCGCCGCGCGCGTCTTGGGCGAGGAAAATAAATTCGCCTGCTTGTACGGCGTGGTTGAAGAGATTCGGCTCAGAGAAGAAATATTGCTCCGATGCTGTTTGTGCCATTGGGTCCTTCAAAGAAGAAGGGCAACCACGGGGGGTTGCCCCTACATAATTCAACTCAATCGACTGGGGCGGTTAGTGGTGCGCGTTTTCCCA
The sequence above is drawn from the Deltaproteobacteria bacterium genome and encodes:
- a CDS encoding RidA family protein, encoding MRGNDPVTNFESNDTKEQARQAFENLKVLLAAAGAGLEHVVKVTLCLQDLKYRLLFHDVWMEYFPKDPPARIAIQVADANAQPGRNAHFALDVIAIDPSAG
- a CDS encoding ABC transporter substrate-binding protein → MINSRLQIPNSKCSRAVALRLALVVVLSMMASATMAAQSARELKEVKVAYPPSMASVTLMTGIKQRFFDEQGLRPILLVIASDLALKSQVVGEIDYTLFGGGSGMLAAAQGLPIKNVHLPHKFADLTLVARPEFKSVAQLRGKKIGVSSFSGAVYSSTRAMLSAGGLDPDKDVVIIPMGREPIRLQALLAGSIDATPLPVPLHAIAEEKGFSLLADIEGKFEVPFSGITVTDKKLRENSDEVKRFIRAMVKAGSFFLSHRAESVALYMDWLKLSRTIAENAYLRSIKTVSPDGLGKESAIKNQLGLIKQTTSKDVKIDDVIDFTLLKQVLAENK
- a CDS encoding ABC transporter substrate-binding protein; its protein translation is MMRRVIHYCLKMLLMLAFGDSFAMAQSPNIKPEKSRLEVAIAGTGSTSLPLLVTLEAGYFAKHGLTVNISQVSASVSVQGVISGTIDIYQGGAAAIAGNLAGADIIYVAAAVDKSSLNLFGQKGITSFEALRGKAISTTSPGAFGEIAVRGTARRMGLEMGKDIKLLYHRTPAEALSTFLLGNAEGLVITPPQTDMAKQKGYPMIVDYFKDGFKIIGPGTSVIREFAQKNPNTLKAYLMAYLDGLRRTVDDEDYAKKICAKYTKLTDMNILTETYQQGLRVWNRDMTVDPSAIRNVLDDSSDAKAKSADPKRFFDNTLIQQVNREYGTKLFAGEIK
- a CDS encoding ABC transporter substrate-binding protein; amino-acid sequence: MTVKTLLRGIVWVWAMLGLLVANVNAQAVKPEKKSLEIAVAAFAHTTMPLLIAHEAGYFAKYGLSVNISAVSAGVAVQGLLSSKIDIYQGGSAAMMATLAGADIIYVAAGVDKSSLMLFGQKGVTTFEALRGKTVATTSPGAFGEIAMRGSARKYGMEIPKDIKLMFHGTPAQAYSTFTLGNSDAMINTPPQADMAKQNGYPVIVDYYKEGLKIIGPGTAVTREFTQKNPNTVKAFLMGLLDGVKRAIDDEAYASKLESKYSKLTDAKILADNYQQGLRVWNKDMTIDPAAIRAVLDDAPDGKGKGVDPKRFYDNSFIQAVNRDHASKLFPADVK